The DNA sequence CCGATACCGATGCAGAAGAGGGCGATGATTCCCGCCATCAGGGCGGCCTGCGTGAACGGTCGCCGGAATTCGGCGACATCGATCTTGACGACCAGGCCCGCCTGAAGTGTGGGAATCGGTTGAAAGGCGGCCAGAACCGGCACGCCCAGATAATCCGGGGCTTCGATGATCCCGGTCTCTCCCTGGAGAGCCCGTTGCATGGGGATGGCATTGGGTCCCCCCATGGGCACCCTGGGAAGCAGTCGTGGTGATTTTCTTGAATGATGGAGAAATTCGGCATGGTTCCCGGACAGGCGTCCCATGACATATTCTCCTGTTTCACCAAACCCCGTCTGTTGTTCCAGGGTCCCGATCAAATGGGCGCGCGTCGCTTCCATGGTGGATTGGATCCGCCCGGAATGGGCCTGCGCCGTGTTGATTTCGACTACGGCCTGGAGCAGATTGGCCAGGGTTTGTCTCAGAACGACCAGCCGTTCATAGGAAGTGTCGATGGAGGTCTTATGGATCATCGACAGTGAAATCAAGGTGATTGCTGTCGTGACCACCATCATGATGACAACAATCGACACCAAATGGGACGGAATGCCTGTTTTCTTTCTGTCGAAAATCATTCCTGGCGGGACCGTTTTTTTTATTGGTGTCAGGGTTGGAACGGCGTACAGGGCACGGTGACGTTACGGGACCGTGTTTGTCTTTGGCGAAGGCATCTTTCCCAAAGTTTATCTGGAAATTATGCCAAACGATAGGCCATATTTCAAAGAAAGATTGTTCATGAACGTCTAAACCGCAATCCGCACGAGATGCGTCGTGTCTGTCATTCCAAGCGAAAGCGGGAATCAAGAATTCAACGCGACCGATCAACGTTTTGGATTCCCGCCGTAGCAGGGAATGACGTTTGAAAACTATGTATCCCACGCTGGTTGCGGTTTATTGGTGTGAAAACCTGGAAAACACCTTTCGGGTGTTTTCGGGTCGAAGTGGAGCTTGGGAATCAGGCAGCGGCTTTGGACCCGGAATTCCGGACAGAACCCCGTGGACACAATACGAAACTTCCGGATGACACGTAAGGATCTGGCACTGGTCAAGATGAAAACACGTCATCCAGGGAGGTGGCGAACACAAAGTTGTCGCTCCATATTTCCAGGACCTCCACTTCCGCCGATTTTATCTTTTCAGTTGTCCCGTCGGGAACATGGCCAAATTTGCGGCGAATTTGCTTGAGAAGAATCGCTGCCGCCTCTTCCTTGCGGCCTTCCTTGAGGCCTTCCTTGCGGCCTTCCTTGAGGCCTTTCTTGAGGCCTTCTTGAAGCCCCTCTGACTTCCACTGTTGGGTCCATTCTTGTACCGTTTCAGCCAGCATCGCATCCATCCCCTGTAAGTCGTTGAATTCCTGGATCGACTGTCCTGGCAGTCGTTTTGGCAGCAACACCCGCCCCAACATGACTGTAAACGCTCGTCTCAGGCTTGATTGTCCTGGGGCCTTGAGCCAGTCAATCAGGTTTTTCAATACATTCCTGATCTCCTGCGGCGTTCGACTTTTTTCCAGCCGAAACAGCGCCGCGGACAGGTTTTGCATCGATTCCAGTTCGGCATCACCGTATCGGGTCTCATCGATCAGAAGATACCGCATCCGGGGACGAAACGGATCCAGTCCTCCGGGAATCGAAGTGATCAGGTCCGATACCTCCAGGGCGGCTGTCCATTCGGGCTTTCCGTTGTATAAAACGACTGGGAGCACTGCGGGAAGTTTTTCTCCGTGTTTCACCTGCCCGGATTTGACCAGATCCTGGTACAACAACATTACGTAAGCGGTCATCCGAACCGACATGATCCAGTCCACCGTGGACTGGAATTCCAGAAGGAGATACACGTAGAGCCACGTCTGCCCCCAGCGTATGCGCCAGATGATATCGTCTTCCCGGTCGCGAAGGTCGTCGGTGACGTAGCTGCCACTGACTTTTTCCAGGCTGGAAAAGTCCAATTGCCCGATCCACTCCTCCCTGATGAATCCTTGAAGCAGGTCCCGAACCATGTCGGCATGGCTGAACAACTGCTTGTATCCGGAATCGTAATCAGCCATCGTGGTTCCATTGACTTTCCGATGATTTTTTCATGAGTGGTCATTGATCCATTCCGAACGGACCGCCAACCCGTACCAGTGCCATCTTCCAACAAGCCATTTATTTCGGCAAGCAAAATATGCGATCTCAGGTCTGTTGCACTCATGATTGAAAAATCGATATAGTGTTTTTTATTTTATTGTGGTTATCAAACACCGCTTGGGTGTTTTCGGATCGAAGTGGATCCGAAGGATCAGGCGGCTTTGGACGAGGATGTGGCGGCGGGATGGGGAAGGGAATGGTTGAACCGGGGTGATTCATGCAGCAGCGTGGTGATTTCCTCGGTGCCGACCGGAGGACTGAAAAGAAATCCCTGGACCTTGTCGCAATCGGAGCGACGGAGGAATTCCAGTTGTTGCGGGGTCGCCACCCCTTCGGCGACGACTTTGAGTTTCAGGCTGCGGGCGATGGAAAGAATGGCGTTGGCGATGGCGGCGCTTTCCGAGTCGATGGCGATGTCGTTGATGAAGGAGCGGTCGATTTTCAGGGTATGAACCGGATAGTTGCGCAGGTAGCTCAACGAGGAATATCCGGTGCCGAAATCGTCGATGGAAATTCTCAGGTTTCGTTCGCGCCAGCGGTTGAGGACGGCAATGGCCCGGTCCTGGTCTTCGAGGAACAGGCTTTCGGTGATTTCCAGTTCCAGCCACTGGGGATCCAGACCGGAGATTTTCAGGGCCTGCTCGACCTGAGATTCAAGGTTGGGATTCTGGAATTGCCGGGGAGAGACGTTGACGGCCATGTGGATGGGGGGCAATCCTGCCTCCTGCCACCGTTTGTTCTGGAGACAGGCTTCCTTGAGGATCCATTCTCCGATCGGGACGATCAGGCCGTTTTCCTCGGCCAGGGAAATGAATTGTCCTGGGGAGACCAGCCCGAATTGCGGGCTTTGCCAGCGTACCAGGGCTTCGACGCCGACCATGGCTCCGGTCCGGACGCAGAACTGGGGTTGGTAAAGCAGGAAGAATTCCTTGCGTTCCAGTGCCCGCTTGAGCCCCTTGTCCAGGTTCCACCGTTGCATTGCCAGTTCGCCCATTTCCTGGGTATAGAACTTGAAGTGGTTGCCGCCGCGGATCTTGGCCTGTTTCATGGCGGTTTCGGCATGTTTGAGCATGGATTCGGCATCGCAATCATCCATGGGGAAGGCGGTGATGCCGATGCTGGCGGAGAAATGAAGGGTATGTTCTCCGAACTGGAGGGTGCTGCCCACCAGCGAGAGGACTTTTTCGGCGGTCAGACCGAATTGGCTCAGTTCCTCGGCATGATTGATCAGAATGGCGAACTCGTCGCCACCGATACGGGCGATGGTATCGCCGCCGCGCATGCCTCCTTTCAGTCTCTGGGCCATGGTCTTGAGAACCTGGTCTCCCAGGTAGCGACCACCATTGGCGTTGACTTGTTGAAAACGATCCAGACCGACCCAGAGGATTCCGACCCATTGTTTGTCCCGTCGGGCGTGGGCGATGGCTTGATTGAGGCGATCCTTGAACAGGATGCGGTTGGGCAGTTCCGTGAGCGGGTCGTAATGGGCGATGAATTCGATCTGTTGTTCGGTTTCGCTGATGGCAGTGAGGTCGGAGAGGATGCCCACCAGGTTGGACACCTGGCCATCGCGATTGCGGATCACCTTGATGACGGTCCATTGAGGATAGAGGTTGCCGTTTTTTCGTTTGTTCCAGAGATTTCCCGTCCACAGGCCGCGGGAGAGCAGATCCTGCCACATGTGTACATAGAACTTTTCCGATTGTCGCCCGCTGTGGAGCAGACGCATGTTCAGACCGAGGATTTCCCCTTCGGCATATCCGGTGATGTCGGTGAAGGCGGCATTGATCGAAGTCACCGTTCCCTGGGGATCGGTGATGACCACCCCCTCCTTGAGGTGAAGCAATACCTGTCGGGAAATATCGAGTTCCTGTTCTTTTTCCTTGAGGATTTGGACTTCCCGGCGCAATTGTCGGACCAGTTGATAACGTTCCTGCGTCGAAATCCGCGCCCGGAAAATGGCCTTGCGGATCGATTCCGGAGAATGGCCTGCCGAAAAAAGGCCGCGTCCCAGGGCAAACCCTGAATAGGCGCTGCGAAACGCCAACCAGGAGACGGTGACCATCCCGAGGTACAGCAACAGCATGGTGGTCATCCCCTCTTCATGAAGGAGAAATCGCGGCAGCGGCGACCAGGGCAACAGGCAGCTGGCGCCCAAAACCATCGCCGGAAGGATCACGAAAATCCAGAGTCGTATGGACACGAGCCGTTCTCCCGCATCGGAGTGTCATGCTTGAGGCCGGGAAGCGTCTCTCCAACTAAAGAGTGGGGGCGTTTCCAGACACCCAGTATATCATGAAGATTCTACCTGAATGCCACAGTCCTTCGTTATTTTCAATTGTCCATGGAGCGCTGATCAAGAGTTGCCGGGGCGGGGGGCATTCCGCGACCATGAATCCAATGTTTGGGGTGGGTGGTGGATGGGATAACAAGATTGACCGAAGTCAAGGTATGGTATCACCAAAAAAAATACCATTCCAGATTGTGGCGTATTGACATCGACCTTGGGGTGTCAAATGATTGGAGAAATCGGGGGCGATGGTCCACCCGGTTTTTCCCGGGGGACTCCCGGTGCGGATGAATGCCAGCAGACCCCGAGGGTGGCTTTCTTTACGCCTGGGATCGCCAATGCAAAACGACCGGAAATTCGATGAATACGCGATCCATGATTAAAGCCTATCAGTCACTCAGCATCAGTGCGCGCGTTTTGTTGTCCACTGCCAGCGCCGTCAGTCTTCTTGTCCTGTGGATCATCCTGTTTTACGTGGATCATCAGCAGACGGCCATTCTGGCGCAGAACGAGCGGACCATGACCCTGATGGTCAACAACATGATCAGCGCTCTGCGGACGATCATGAATGCCGGACACGCTTCCATCACCCAGGATTTTGCCGCGGATGTCCGGCACAACGCCGATATTCTCGAATTTCGCATCCTTCGCGCCGACGGTCTGGAGGCCTTTCGCGACAACCGGACCATCGATGATGTCAACAGGCGTCTTGGGGATCGCACCTTTGGCCCGAGGGACAAGGAGGAGACGCTGCGGATCATGGATGAACACGATCCCGATCTGGTTGAAGTGCGCGAGCGAATGCACATCCTGCCCAAGTACACCACGAGCGCCGATGGGGTGCAACTTCTCGTCTACCTGGCGCCGATCGAGAATGACGAAAAATGCACCTATTGCCATGGTAATGATCATCGTCTGCGCGGCATCCTGCAACTGACGACCTCCCTGAGCCGGGTGGAGCAGGACATCCGGGCGACGCGGATCCAGGCTTCCAGCATTGCGGCGGTATCGGGACTGCTCATGCTGTTTTTGCTCTACATCATGATCCGTTACTCCCTGGTTGCGCCGCTGGGCCGGGTGAAGGAGGCGATGGAACAGGTTGCGGGAGGGCGGTTGGACCTGTCGATCAATGTTCCGGGAAAGGACGAAATCAGCGAAATCGCCCGTTCGTTCAACCGGATGACCATCCGGTTGCGGGAGACCTACGAGGGGTTGCATCGGGAGCAGGACAAGCTTTCCACCATCATCCTCGGGGCATTGGATGGCATCATCGTCACCGACCGGGAACATCGCATCGTTCTGGTCAATCCCTCGGCGGAACGACTGCTGGGCAAGAGTTCCCAACAGGTCATGGCTGGGGGATGGGAAAACATTCTCGATGACCCGGAGTATATGAAAGCGATGCTGGACCGGCAGGGACGGGACATCCCGGATCTGGTGGTCTACAACAAGCGGGCGATGAAAATTCATACCGCCACCCTCTTCGACGACATGCAGCGTCCCATCGGCAGCTCGTTCATGTTGCGGGATGTCACCGAGGAAAAAATGCTGGAGGATAAACTGAGACTGTTGGCCACGG is a window from the Magnetococcales bacterium genome containing:
- a CDS encoding Rpn family recombination-promoting nuclease/putative transposase; protein product: MADYDSGYKQLFSHADMVRDLLQGFIREEWIGQLDFSSLEKVSGSYVTDDLRDREDDIIWRIRWGQTWLYVYLLLEFQSTVDWIMSVRMTAYVMLLYQDLVKSGQVKHGEKLPAVLPVVLYNGKPEWTAALEVSDLITSIPGGLDPFRPRMRYLLIDETRYGDAELESMQNLSAALFRLEKSRTPQEIRNVLKNLIDWLKAPGQSSLRRAFTVMLGRVLLPKRLPGQSIQEFNDLQGMDAMLAETVQEWTQQWKSEGLQEGLKKGLKEGRKEGLKEGRKEEAAAILLKQIRRKFGHVPDGTTEKIKSAEVEVLEIWSDNFVFATSLDDVFSS
- a CDS encoding EAL domain-containing protein, giving the protein MSIRLWIFVILPAMVLGASCLLPWSPLPRFLLHEEGMTTMLLLYLGMVTVSWLAFRSAYSGFALGRGLFSAGHSPESIRKAIFRARISTQERYQLVRQLRREVQILKEKEQELDISRQVLLHLKEGVVITDPQGTVTSINAAFTDITGYAEGEILGLNMRLLHSGRQSEKFYVHMWQDLLSRGLWTGNLWNKRKNGNLYPQWTVIKVIRNRDGQVSNLVGILSDLTAISETEQQIEFIAHYDPLTELPNRILFKDRLNQAIAHARRDKQWVGILWVGLDRFQQVNANGGRYLGDQVLKTMAQRLKGGMRGGDTIARIGGDEFAILINHAEELSQFGLTAEKVLSLVGSTLQFGEHTLHFSASIGITAFPMDDCDAESMLKHAETAMKQAKIRGGNHFKFYTQEMGELAMQRWNLDKGLKRALERKEFFLLYQPQFCVRTGAMVGVEALVRWQSPQFGLVSPGQFISLAEENGLIVPIGEWILKEACLQNKRWQEAGLPPIHMAVNVSPRQFQNPNLESQVEQALKISGLDPQWLELEITESLFLEDQDRAIAVLNRWRERNLRISIDDFGTGYSSLSYLRNYPVHTLKIDRSFINDIAIDSESAAIANAILSIARSLKLKVVAEGVATPQQLEFLRRSDCDKVQGFLFSPPVGTEEITTLLHESPRFNHSLPHPAATSSSKAA
- a CDS encoding diguanylate cyclase, which produces MIKAYQSLSISARVLLSTASAVSLLVLWIILFYVDHQQTAILAQNERTMTLMVNNMISALRTIMNAGHASITQDFAADVRHNADILEFRILRADGLEAFRDNRTIDDVNRRLGDRTFGPRDKEETLRIMDEHDPDLVEVRERMHILPKYTTSADGVQLLVYLAPIENDEKCTYCHGNDHRLRGILQLTTSLSRVEQDIRATRIQASSIAAVSGLLMLFLLYIMIRYSLVAPLGRVKEAMEQVAGGRLDLSINVPGKDEISEIARSFNRMTIRLRETYEGLHREQDKLSTIILGALDGIIVTDREHRIVLVNPSAERLLGKSSQQVMAGGWENILDDPEYMKAMLDRQGRDIPDLVVYNKRAMKIHTATLFDDMQRPIGSSFMLRDVTEEKMLEDKLRLLATVDALTQLYNRRFMDDTLIKEIKRSQRYNHFLGFLLFDVDHFKKFNDSHGHDQGDRVLQALGREMMDHFRKVDFPCRFGGEEFCVILPDTDPRGTYVVAERFRRRIERLVVDGLKVTVSIGMVVLPSCEVSKPEEVIKKADEALYEAKRRGRNRVCSAIPVDLVELE